The Grimontia kaedaensis genome has a window encoding:
- a CDS encoding SPOR domain-containing protein produces MKKILSIAFTLALAGCAGGTSTTQILTQSSEEEVMPVTENMAPASKPEMTKPMPKPVSAEKPKAPAPKPVMTAQKKPKPVPKPAKKPSATSSSTYTIQVIALSHNKGFSEYINRLPSDKPVWSNKKMVDGLPWYTLLYGEFKSKAEAQKALKALPNDIKQYGPFIRSFASIKSSATPEVKRLN; encoded by the coding sequence ATGAAGAAAATCCTTTCGATCGCTTTTACTCTTGCGCTTGCCGGTTGTGCCGGGGGTACCAGCACTACTCAAATTCTGACCCAATCTTCTGAAGAAGAAGTGATGCCAGTGACTGAAAATATGGCTCCTGCTTCAAAACCAGAGATGACAAAGCCGATGCCCAAGCCTGTTTCGGCAGAAAAACCAAAAGCGCCAGCGCCTAAACCAGTTATGACTGCGCAGAAGAAACCGAAGCCGGTACCCAAGCCAGCCAAGAAGCCGTCTGCGACTTCATCGTCAACTTATACCATTCAGGTTATCGCACTGAGCCACAATAAGGGCTTCAGCGAGTACATCAACAGACTGCCGTCTGATAAGCCAGTTTGGTCAAATAAGAAGATGGTCGATGGTCTGCCTTGGTACACCTTGCTCTACGGTGAGTTCAAATCCAAAGCTGAAGCGCAAAAAGCGCTCAAAGCATTACCCAATGACATTAAACAATACGGTCCGTTTATCCGCTCATTTGCTTCCATTAAGTCGTCTGCGACACCAGAAGTTAAACGCTTGAACTAA
- a CDS encoding bifunctional acetate--CoA ligase family protein/GNAT family N-acetyltransferase has translation MTSLDTLFKPKSIAVIGASDTKGRAGNVIIRNLQSGGFQGPIMPVTPKYQAVAGILAYPTIEALPLIPDLAILCTQASRNSELIRQLGEKGVKVAIILAAGMKKTKAEDGRSEFEVMRDIASQYAMRVIGPNSLGLILPWLNLNASFSPIPANRGNIAFVSQSAAVCTTILDWARNRRIGFSTFISLGEASDIDFPELLDYLSRESKTDAILLYIDNIQDARAFISAARAASRNRRVLVLKSGRTPEGASILPHLQENDIGLDGAYDAAIRRSGMLRVRTTHELFAAVETLSHSVPLRGERLAIISNGGGPAVMAVDTLLEMGGKLAVLSEETKAKLDAILPASWSQSNPVDIVGDADTERYKKVTEILLESDEADALLILHSPSVTAPGLKTAKALADMLKNSQRAKRFNILTNWQGESDDATVARLAFAHAGFPAYRTPESAVTAFMHLVEYRRNKKQLMETPTSIGQIDYDVEGGKALIQQALEENLRTLTTHEARPFLSKYGINVMATWLASDASEAAQITEQVGYPVAVKLRSPDIAHKSDVNGVMLDLNNATEVANAAQLMLNRVSMTYPTARIEGLQIQSMANRAGSQELRVCVRHDPVFGPVILLGEGGSEWDVNRDAAVAIPPLNMALARYLVIGAIKSGKLRQRGHPYNFDVNALCHFLVTLSQILIDFPEITELDIHPLLVTGDSFTVLDASIQLRPFEGDANTRLAIRPYPKEMEERAELKDGRAILLRPILPEDEPNHKSFIEHVSVEDLYKRFFSDVGELNHEALANLTQIDYDREMAFVAVHRLDEGSDEILGVVRALANPKHTDAEFAVLVRSDLKGMGLGRILMEKIISYGRVSGLQRFNGMTMPSNSGMIALAQKVGFTIDVQLQDGIVEMDMTL, from the coding sequence ATGACCAGCCTGGATACGCTGTTTAAACCAAAATCAATTGCCGTTATCGGTGCTTCTGACACAAAAGGACGCGCAGGTAACGTAATTATTCGCAACTTACAATCAGGCGGCTTCCAAGGTCCCATCATGCCTGTCACTCCCAAATACCAGGCTGTTGCCGGGATCCTCGCTTATCCGACTATTGAGGCTTTGCCTCTCATTCCTGATCTCGCGATTCTCTGCACACAAGCCTCACGCAATAGCGAACTGATTCGTCAATTGGGCGAAAAAGGTGTGAAGGTCGCGATTATACTGGCGGCTGGCATGAAGAAAACCAAAGCCGAAGATGGTCGCAGTGAATTTGAAGTGATGAGAGACATTGCCTCACAGTACGCGATGCGGGTGATTGGTCCGAACAGTCTCGGATTGATCTTGCCTTGGTTGAATCTGAATGCCTCTTTCTCTCCCATTCCGGCAAATCGCGGGAACATTGCTTTCGTTTCTCAGTCCGCTGCGGTGTGCACCACTATTCTTGATTGGGCACGTAACCGCCGAATCGGGTTTTCCACATTTATCTCTCTGGGCGAAGCCAGCGATATCGATTTCCCTGAGCTGCTGGACTACTTGAGCCGCGAGAGTAAAACAGATGCCATTCTACTTTATATCGACAATATTCAGGATGCCCGCGCATTTATTTCCGCTGCCAGAGCGGCATCCCGTAACCGTCGCGTTCTGGTTCTGAAAAGCGGACGTACACCCGAAGGCGCTTCTATCCTTCCTCATCTGCAGGAAAATGACATTGGATTAGACGGCGCTTATGACGCAGCCATTCGACGCTCAGGTATGTTGCGGGTGCGTACAACACACGAGCTATTTGCGGCAGTAGAAACACTTTCTCACTCCGTTCCTCTGCGTGGTGAACGACTCGCGATAATTTCCAACGGCGGCGGCCCTGCGGTCATGGCAGTCGATACCTTGTTGGAAATGGGCGGTAAACTGGCCGTACTCAGCGAAGAAACCAAAGCGAAGCTTGATGCCATTCTCCCTGCCAGTTGGTCGCAATCAAATCCTGTCGATATCGTGGGTGATGCAGATACTGAGCGCTATAAGAAGGTGACAGAAATTCTACTTGAGAGTGACGAAGCCGATGCACTGCTAATCCTGCACTCTCCTTCTGTGACTGCACCTGGCTTAAAAACAGCAAAAGCGCTGGCGGATATGCTGAAAAACTCACAACGAGCCAAACGCTTTAATATTCTGACCAATTGGCAAGGTGAAAGTGATGATGCCACCGTCGCACGACTCGCTTTCGCTCATGCCGGCTTTCCTGCCTATCGAACGCCGGAAAGTGCTGTCACCGCCTTTATGCACTTGGTTGAGTATCGGAGAAACAAGAAACAACTGATGGAAACGCCGACTTCTATCGGTCAAATTGATTACGATGTGGAAGGCGGTAAAGCCCTAATCCAACAGGCTTTGGAAGAGAACCTACGCACGCTGACCACCCATGAGGCGCGTCCATTTCTTTCAAAATATGGCATCAATGTGATGGCAACATGGTTAGCGTCTGATGCCTCTGAAGCCGCCCAGATTACCGAGCAGGTCGGCTACCCCGTTGCTGTTAAACTCCGCTCTCCAGACATCGCTCACAAATCTGACGTTAACGGCGTGATGCTGGATTTAAACAACGCCACCGAAGTAGCAAATGCAGCGCAACTGATGTTGAACCGTGTCAGCATGACCTACCCGACAGCCCGTATCGAAGGTCTACAAATTCAAAGCATGGCAAACCGCGCAGGGTCACAGGAACTTCGTGTTTGTGTGCGCCACGATCCTGTGTTTGGCCCTGTGATTTTGTTGGGAGAAGGCGGTTCAGAATGGGATGTAAACCGTGATGCGGCCGTTGCGATTCCGCCGCTCAACATGGCACTTGCACGCTACTTGGTGATTGGTGCGATCAAAAGTGGAAAGCTCCGCCAACGCGGCCATCCCTACAATTTCGATGTAAACGCGCTGTGCCATTTCTTAGTGACACTGTCACAGATTTTAATTGATTTTCCTGAAATCACTGAGCTGGACATCCATCCTTTGCTGGTAACTGGCGACAGCTTCACGGTGCTGGATGCATCTATTCAGCTCAGACCGTTTGAAGGTGATGCTAATACCCGCTTGGCGATTCGTCCTTATCCCAAAGAGATGGAGGAACGCGCTGAATTGAAAGATGGTAGAGCTATTTTACTGCGCCCAATCCTTCCAGAAGACGAGCCTAACCATAAGTCCTTTATCGAACATGTATCGGTAGAAGATCTCTATAAACGCTTCTTCTCGGATGTAGGTGAGTTAAATCATGAAGCGTTGGCAAACCTAACCCAGATTGATTACGACCGCGAGATGGCTTTTGTGGCCGTTCATCGATTGGACGAAGGTTCTGATGAAATACTCGGCGTGGTGCGTGCCCTGGCCAACCCAAAACACACTGATGCCGAGTTTGCGGTTTTAGTTCGTTCGGATCTTAAAGGCATGGGACTTGGCAGAATTCTAATGGAGAAAATCATCAGCTATGGTCGAGTAAGTGGCCTTCAGCGCTTTAATGGCATGACCATGCCTTCAAACTCAGGGATGATTGCTCTGGCGCAAAAAGTCGGGTTCACTATCGATGTTCAACTACAGGACGGCATCGTTGAAATGGACATGACGCTCTAA
- a CDS encoding Dabb family protein, which produces MIRHVLLVKFKPTSNDADFEEIREEFMSMTDRVEGVVSVEWGENDSPEGKNQGYTHIVFMTFANEEGRQSYLFHPEHEALKEVFVPHIEDIIVVDYTLPSA; this is translated from the coding sequence ATGATCAGACACGTACTGCTGGTAAAATTCAAACCGACGTCAAATGACGCGGATTTTGAAGAAATTCGCGAAGAGTTTATGTCGATGACTGATCGTGTCGAAGGGGTTGTTTCTGTTGAGTGGGGCGAGAATGACAGCCCGGAAGGTAAAAACCAAGGCTACACTCATATTGTCTTTATGACCTTTGCTAATGAAGAGGGACGCCAGAGCTATTTATTTCACCCAGAGCATGAGGCATTGAAGGAGGTGTTCGTACCGCATATTGAAGACATTATTGTGGTGGATTACACCTTACCTTCTGCTTGA
- a CDS encoding LysR family transcriptional regulator: protein MLSFEALQVLDAIDRKGSFAAAADSLNRAPSSLSYQVQKLEQDLDLVIFDRSGHKAIFTDAGKLLLERGRVLMNAADELVADAKSLAHGWELDITIAFDGLLTARHFFPLVDKLGREASTRVRLQEEILAGAWESLEEDRTDILISPKPPAAPPGIKMQEIGFSDGYWVAAANHPIHRHSNPYDADVRRLYRSISVADSARNAKTYTFNILDEQPRLTVSSMTEKYHAILDGYGIGTMPDWWVSKDIEDGRLKIIEGSEAYKLYWVMAWKRNRMGNAKSWMIREIPRLLKVIQPIPEEKVG from the coding sequence ATGCTATCTTTCGAAGCTCTTCAGGTACTGGATGCCATTGACCGTAAAGGAAGCTTTGCCGCGGCGGCAGACTCTTTAAATCGAGCCCCTTCATCGTTAAGCTATCAAGTTCAAAAACTTGAGCAGGATTTAGACCTGGTGATTTTTGATCGCTCAGGCCATAAGGCTATCTTTACGGACGCTGGAAAGCTGCTTCTGGAAAGAGGACGTGTTCTGATGAATGCCGCAGACGAACTGGTGGCAGATGCCAAATCGCTGGCCCACGGTTGGGAGTTAGACATTACCATCGCCTTTGATGGGCTGTTAACTGCTCGCCATTTTTTTCCGCTGGTGGATAAGCTGGGGAGAGAAGCCAGCACACGTGTTCGTCTTCAAGAGGAGATCTTGGCCGGTGCTTGGGAATCACTTGAAGAAGATCGCACAGATATCTTAATTAGTCCCAAGCCACCTGCAGCGCCTCCAGGAATTAAAATGCAGGAAATTGGCTTTTCTGATGGCTACTGGGTTGCAGCCGCAAACCACCCTATCCATCGTCACTCTAATCCTTATGATGCTGATGTACGTCGTTTATACCGAAGTATTTCTGTGGCGGACTCAGCGCGGAATGCGAAGACATATACCTTCAACATCCTTGATGAACAACCCCGCTTGACCGTTTCCTCCATGACAGAAAAATACCATGCAATTCTTGATGGCTATGGTATCGGAACCATGCCGGATTGGTGGGTGAGCAAAGATATCGAAGACGGTCGCTTAAAAATCATTGAGGGTAGTGAGGCTTACAAACTTTATTGGGTGATGGCGTGGAAACGCAATCGTATGGGGAATGCGAAAAGCTGGATGATTCGTGAAATTCCACGATTACTAAAAGTGATTCAGCCGATTCCCGAAGAGAAAGTAGGATAA
- a CDS encoding DUF2813 domain-containing protein, producing MKLDRIEISGFRGIRRLSLSLDELTVLIGENAWGKSSLLDALSLCLPSSGEHYDFVRSDFHIDYTLGNAQTNQIQIIFRWVETFSGEHRARRYRPFNEVWNGSDDNGLRRLDFHINALHVDGKITVTRDFLDKNGAIIETPNSESLSRKLIFLHPIIRIQDARRLRDSDLDLNGNKTRLEKRLENTVKRLQQKPGHVNKGEVRSGLKAMRTLLDHYFAFDSHNRSPAEIEPSRHLNMRANYVHPLEMVANNTSNHSRLLLMGLLSTFVRARGPKQLKANARPIVIFEDPESRLHPTLLNQAWRLISLMPMQKILTTNSGDLLSAVPLNSIRRLERGATQTDSHQVPHNSLSKDEERRVSFHVRFHRPSALFARCWLLVEGETEVWLFNEMARIQGYDLAAEGVQLIEFAQSGLKPLIKLAIALGIEWHVIADGDMAGQKYAHTARSKLDGEKEKHRLTVLPDRDIEHYLFNHGYEPLFREMAHIEGNTYIAPKKIIARALKKYAKPDAALAIIEYTEQHLEDDIPLLLRWIVQRVVSMARGAG from the coding sequence ATGAAGTTAGACCGTATTGAGATTTCCGGTTTCAGAGGCATTCGACGCCTATCTCTGAGTCTTGATGAGCTCACTGTACTCATCGGTGAAAACGCTTGGGGTAAAAGTTCACTGCTAGACGCCCTTTCACTTTGTTTACCATCTTCCGGCGAGCATTACGATTTTGTCCGCTCCGATTTCCATATCGACTATACCTTGGGCAACGCCCAAACCAACCAAATTCAGATCATCTTTCGTTGGGTCGAGACCTTCTCTGGTGAACACAGAGCTAGGCGATATCGTCCGTTCAATGAAGTTTGGAATGGCAGTGATGACAATGGCTTGCGCCGACTCGATTTTCATATCAACGCGCTTCATGTTGATGGAAAAATCACGGTAACGCGTGATTTCCTTGATAAGAACGGTGCCATCATCGAGACACCAAACAGTGAAAGTCTGTCGCGTAAGCTCATTTTTCTGCACCCAATTATTCGTATTCAAGATGCTCGTCGTTTACGCGACAGCGACCTGGATTTGAACGGCAATAAAACGAGGTTGGAAAAGCGGTTGGAGAACACGGTCAAGCGACTTCAACAAAAACCCGGTCATGTGAATAAAGGCGAGGTGCGTAGTGGCCTAAAAGCGATGCGAACGCTTCTCGACCACTATTTTGCTTTTGATAGTCATAACCGGTCACCCGCAGAGATAGAGCCTTCAAGGCACCTGAACATGCGCGCTAATTATGTACATCCGTTAGAGATGGTCGCTAACAACACGTCGAATCACAGTCGCCTACTGCTGATGGGCTTGCTGAGTACTTTTGTCCGGGCGCGGGGGCCTAAGCAGCTTAAAGCCAACGCCCGACCCATTGTGATCTTCGAAGATCCGGAAAGCCGGCTGCATCCAACCTTGCTCAATCAAGCTTGGCGACTCATCAGTTTAATGCCTATGCAGAAAATTCTGACCACCAATAGTGGGGATTTGCTCTCTGCCGTTCCCCTCAACAGCATAAGACGATTAGAGCGTGGCGCTACCCAAACCGATTCTCATCAAGTCCCACACAACAGCCTTAGTAAAGACGAAGAGCGCCGGGTGTCATTCCATGTCAGATTTCATCGCCCAAGCGCCCTATTCGCCCGTTGTTGGCTGCTGGTGGAAGGAGAAACGGAAGTTTGGCTATTCAACGAAATGGCACGTATTCAAGGCTATGACCTGGCGGCAGAAGGTGTCCAATTGATCGAATTTGCACAAAGCGGTCTTAAACCCCTTATTAAGCTAGCTATCGCTTTGGGTATTGAGTGGCATGTTATTGCAGATGGCGATATGGCAGGCCAAAAATACGCCCATACGGCTCGCAGTAAGCTTGATGGAGAAAAAGAGAAGCACCGCCTTACTGTGCTTCCAGACAGAGACATTGAGCATTACCTGTTTAACCACGGATACGAGCCACTGTTTCGGGAAATGGCGCATATTGAAGGTAATACCTACATTGCCCCGAAGAAAATCATCGCGCGTGCTCTGAAGAAGTACGCAAAACCCGATGCGGCCTTGGCCATCATTGAATACACAGAGCAGCATTTGGAAGATGATATCCCGCTGCTACTGAGGTGGATCGTGCAGCGGGTTGTGAGTATGGCAAGAGGTGCAGGTTAG
- a CDS encoding DUF3833 domain-containing protein: MTALVGCSASLEDYKASSPNFNLFEYFEGETLAWGMVQDYTGKQTRRFEVSITGTVVGDQITLDEDFIFDDGEKQKRIWTIKRLEDGSYEGTAGDVVGTAKGSESGNALNWIYDLSVEVGDNTYVLTLDDWLYRQDEKRAFNLTSMKKFGVEVGKISIFFEKQD, translated from the coding sequence ATGACCGCACTAGTTGGATGTTCAGCTTCCCTTGAAGATTACAAAGCGTCTAGCCCCAACTTTAATCTGTTTGAATATTTTGAAGGGGAAACCTTGGCGTGGGGTATGGTCCAGGATTATACCGGCAAACAAACCCGTCGGTTCGAAGTCAGCATTACTGGCACCGTGGTAGGCGATCAGATCACCTTAGATGAAGATTTTATCTTCGATGATGGTGAGAAACAAAAACGCATTTGGACGATAAAGCGCCTTGAAGATGGAAGCTATGAGGGTACAGCAGGTGACGTTGTCGGCACAGCGAAGGGGAGTGAATCTGGCAATGCCCTCAATTGGATCTATGACCTCAGCGTAGAAGTGGGCGACAATACTTATGTGCTGACACTCGATGATTGGCTTTACCGTCAGGACGAAAAACGAGCCTTCAATCTCACCTCGATGAAAAAATTCGGCGTCGAGGTCGGTAAAATATCAATTTTCTTTGAAAAACAAGACTAA
- a CDS encoding chalcone isomerase family protein: MFKITSFYDRKVAGRKRIAALFSAFVIALTLSTPITASPTGMQTAEDWVWWKPVGAASLTWGFWKIYDSELRTPSGEFEPASGEPLALVITYSRDIDADDLLDATVEQWEHLGFSEQQTQEWLPQMQNAWPDVKEGDRLIYVLSEDQGQFFYQPEQGKASPYGKLRNADIANAFSAIWLSPATAYPSLRLALIGGNPE, translated from the coding sequence ATGTTCAAAATCACATCTTTCTATGACAGAAAAGTCGCTGGCCGAAAAAGAATAGCTGCGCTTTTTTCTGCATTCGTCATAGCGCTCACGCTGTCTACACCAATCACAGCTAGTCCCACAGGTATGCAAACCGCAGAAGACTGGGTGTGGTGGAAACCTGTCGGTGCGGCATCTCTTACTTGGGGATTCTGGAAAATCTACGACAGTGAACTTAGAACCCCTTCAGGTGAGTTTGAACCAGCTTCTGGGGAGCCATTGGCGCTGGTCATCACATATAGCCGCGACATCGATGCTGACGACTTACTCGATGCAACAGTCGAACAGTGGGAGCACCTTGGGTTTAGTGAACAACAAACCCAAGAATGGCTCCCTCAAATGCAAAATGCGTGGCCTGATGTGAAAGAAGGTGACCGACTTATTTATGTTCTGTCAGAAGATCAAGGACAGTTTTTCTATCAGCCCGAACAAGGTAAAGCATCTCCTTACGGAAAACTGAGAAACGCGGACATTGCCAATGCGTTTTCCGCTATTTGGCTTTCGCCGGCAACAGCGTACCCATCACTTCGTCTAGCTCTAATTGGAGGAAATCCTGAGTGA
- a CDS encoding DUF2878 domain-containing protein: protein MRIVLISLAFNAYWFAAVLGQNSTLPFLVLALIGAVLLDRGVLFATPLFTLIGVAGDSVLTHLQVLNFDTSYVPLWLGFLWAGFGTYIWLVRDWLMEKPLWLLTIVGAVGGAGSYLGGERLGAVEFSMTLVSTVLVLAAAWFIYSVVFLVILKRLSRKGETCSKSHLSMTEKSLAEKE from the coding sequence ATGCGAATTGTCTTGATATCACTGGCATTCAACGCTTACTGGTTTGCTGCTGTGCTGGGCCAAAACAGTACGCTTCCTTTCCTAGTGCTTGCCCTTATTGGTGCTGTGTTGCTCGATAGAGGCGTGTTGTTTGCTACGCCACTTTTTACGCTGATCGGTGTAGCAGGCGACAGCGTACTGACCCACCTACAAGTGTTGAATTTCGATACCTCCTATGTGCCTTTATGGCTTGGGTTCCTGTGGGCAGGATTTGGAACTTACATCTGGCTGGTTCGAGATTGGCTGATGGAAAAGCCGCTCTGGCTACTCACTATTGTCGGTGCTGTCGGGGGAGCAGGGAGCTACCTAGGAGGAGAGCGCCTTGGCGCGGTTGAGTTCTCTATGACGCTTGTGAGCACTGTGCTTGTCCTTGCTGCTGCTTGGTTCATTTACAGTGTTGTTTTCCTTGTCATCTTAAAACGTCTTTCAAGGAAGGGGGAGACATGTTCAAAATCACATCTTTCTATGACAGAAAAGTCGCTGGCCGAAAAAGAATAG
- a CDS encoding SAM-dependent methyltransferase, with amino-acid sequence MYSSNIESSAWPVTKKDTFARSMLVSTFGYLEGASLTLVDFDGQTQKLGDPNADLHAEVIIRHPGFYRRVLTGGSIGAAEAYVDGWWDSPDLTAVIRAVCRNLPALDRLESKVGWLANIVTKIGHWKNRNTKENSRSNISAHYDLGNDLYERFLDQEMLYSSGIYESDTDTLERAQFLKMDRLCRQLKLSPSDHLIEIGTGWGGMAIHAAKHYGCRVTTTTISNEQYEWAKSRVDQEGLTDKITLLKEDYRDLEGQYDKLVSIEMIEAVGKQFLTTYIKKCESLLKPNGLMAIQAITIADQRYEHYSSNVDFIQKHIFPGGFLPSVSVLLDQFTRKSDLVVRDLKDIGLDYAKTLEEWHQRFNDNLNELTELGYDERFARLWRYYFCYCEGGFRERTISTVQLVLSRPDWRE; translated from the coding sequence ATGTATTCAAGCAATATCGAATCATCAGCCTGGCCAGTCACGAAGAAGGATACCTTCGCGAGAAGCATGTTGGTTTCCACGTTTGGCTACCTTGAAGGCGCTTCGTTGACCTTGGTCGATTTCGACGGGCAGACTCAAAAGCTGGGTGATCCTAACGCTGATCTTCATGCAGAGGTGATTATCCGCCACCCAGGATTTTACCGTCGTGTGCTGACCGGTGGCAGTATTGGGGCCGCTGAGGCTTATGTCGATGGTTGGTGGGACTCTCCGGACCTAACCGCTGTTATTCGCGCAGTTTGCCGCAACCTGCCAGCGCTTGATCGTTTGGAAAGTAAAGTGGGCTGGCTTGCCAACATTGTTACTAAGATTGGCCACTGGAAAAACCGAAACACTAAAGAAAACTCGCGTTCTAACATTTCCGCACACTATGACCTTGGAAACGATCTTTATGAGCGGTTCCTTGACCAGGAGATGCTCTATTCGAGTGGTATCTACGAAAGTGATACCGACACCCTAGAGCGTGCACAGTTTCTTAAGATGGACCGTCTGTGTCGTCAGTTGAAACTTAGCCCATCCGATCATCTGATAGAAATCGGTACGGGCTGGGGCGGTATGGCCATTCATGCTGCAAAACATTATGGCTGTCGCGTGACGACAACGACAATCTCCAACGAGCAGTATGAGTGGGCAAAAAGCCGCGTAGATCAGGAAGGGCTTACCGATAAAATCACCTTGTTGAAAGAAGATTATCGTGACCTCGAAGGGCAGTACGACAAGCTTGTTTCGATCGAAATGATTGAAGCGGTAGGCAAGCAATTTCTTACCACGTATATCAAGAAATGCGAATCACTCTTAAAACCAAACGGTTTGATGGCAATTCAGGCGATCACTATTGCTGACCAGCGTTACGAACACTACAGCAGTAACGTCGATTTTATTCAAAAACACATTTTCCCAGGCGGTTTTTTACCCTCAGTCAGCGTGCTTCTGGACCAGTTCACCCGCAAGAGTGATTTGGTAGTGAGAGATCTGAAAGACATTGGTCTTGATTACGCCAAAACGCTGGAAGAATGGCATCAACGTTTTAACGACAATCTCAATGAGCTTACAGAACTGGGGTATGACGAACGTTTCGCACGACTCTGGCGGTACTACTTTTGCTACTGTGAAGGTGGCTTCCGCGAACGTACCATTAGCACGGTTCAGTTAGTGCTAAGCCGTCCAGATTGGCGCGAATAA
- a CDS encoding DUF1365 domain-containing protein, translating to MNGDSLSGLFVGSVRHRRFTPIEHVFSYPMFMPLIDLDEVDELARSVRGFTTNKWGMASFHRPDYMEGREDTKQAVQDKIFALTGKRYTGKVLALCHLRYFGLYFSPVNFYYLYDDEGNWAYMLAEVSNTPWNQRHYYAVPAGKHWENNKAFHVSPFNPIDQKYVWKLRPVDKTAFVHLETHREGREFDATLAMKKKPFTSSELIKLIVKTPVMTVKVVLSIYWQALKLWIKGAPFYGHPEQAKE from the coding sequence ATGAACGGCGACTCGCTCAGTGGCCTATTTGTCGGCAGTGTCCGTCACCGTCGCTTTACGCCCATAGAGCATGTGTTTTCTTATCCCATGTTTATGCCGCTAATTGATTTGGATGAAGTCGATGAGTTAGCCAGATCTGTCAGAGGTTTCACCACAAATAAATGGGGAATGGCTTCGTTCCACAGACCCGACTACATGGAAGGTCGTGAAGATACTAAGCAAGCGGTACAGGACAAGATCTTTGCGCTGACGGGGAAACGTTACACCGGTAAGGTTCTGGCTCTTTGCCACTTGCGTTACTTCGGTTTGTATTTCAGTCCCGTTAACTTCTATTACCTCTACGACGATGAAGGCAATTGGGCTTACATGCTTGCAGAGGTCAGCAATACGCCTTGGAATCAACGGCATTATTATGCCGTTCCAGCCGGTAAACATTGGGAAAACAACAAAGCATTCCATGTTTCTCCCTTTAATCCAATTGATCAAAAGTACGTTTGGAAGCTGCGTCCTGTCGACAAGACGGCTTTTGTCCATCTCGAAACACATCGGGAAGGCAGAGAATTCGACGCAACACTTGCTATGAAGAAGAAACCGTTTACTTCCTCTGAGCTCATCAAACTTATCGTAAAAACGCCCGTGATGACGGTAAAGGTCGTGTTATCGATCTACTGGCAAGCGCTAAAACTCTGGATAAAAGGCGCGCCATTTTACGGTCATCCAGAACAGGCAAAGGAGTAA